Proteins found in one Sardina pilchardus chromosome 11, fSarPil1.1, whole genome shotgun sequence genomic segment:
- the dpep2 gene encoding dipeptidase 2, with protein MLPHSVGVHTVWIFLTWFGFLVQCDVNSESSFGKQTVDLMSKYRLIDGHNDLALQLRIRHNNKLSQIDPYRIPQVATDINRLKTGYVGAQVFAAYVMCTAQDKDAVRLALEQIDVIIRLCSEWQDFELVNSSEGLRNTKKIACLLSLEGGHIIDSSLPALRMFYRLGVRSMALTHTCNTPWAESSSNRYQMYKKENSSLSEFGKVVVEEMNRLGMMVDLSHSSWATAWAVLNVSKAPVIFSHSSAYTVCNHLRNIPDDLLHALKDNKGLIMVNFYSEFVGCSLKANISVVADHFDHIKRQIGTDSIGIGGDFDGASDFPEGLEDVSKYPSLIQELLRRSWTEAELAGVLRLNFIRVFEDVERVRDSLKNTHPIETEIPLKEAENACRLALRPPTQHVKSRTSTVKSEGSFLSDGAFVMMSLLICLFLQ; from the exons ATGCTGCCTCATTCTGTTGGAGTACACACTGTGTGGATATTTTTGACATGGTTTGGCTTCTTGGTCCAGTGTGATGTTAACTCCGAGTCTAGCTTCGGAAAACAAACGGTGGACCTCATGTCAAAATACCGATTAATAGACGG ACACAATGATCTTGCACTACAGCTGAGGATCAGGCATAACAATAAACTGAGTCAGATTGACCCATACAGGATTCCACAAGTTGCCACAGACATAAATCGCCTAAAAACGGGTTATGTTGGAGCGCAG GTATTTGCAGCATATGTGATGTGCACTGCCCAAGACAAAGATGCCGTGCGACTGGCCCTTGAGCAAATTGATGTGATTATCCGGCTGTGCAGTGAATGGCAGGATTTCGAGCTAGTCAATTCATCCGAAG GGCTGAGGAATACCAAGAAAATTGCATGTTTGCTGAGCCTTGAGGGCGGGCACATCATAGACAGCTCCCTGCCTGCGCTACGCATGTTCTACAGACTAGGAGTGCGCTCAATGGCTCTgacgcacacatgcaacacGCCCTG GGCTGAATCGTCATCCAACCGTTATCAAATGTATAAAAAGGAGAACAGCAGTTTATCAGAATTTGGAAAG GTTGTGGTGGAGGAGATGAACAGACTGGGGATGATGGTGGACCTCTCGCACTCCTCCTGGGCCACTGCATGGGCAGTGCTGAATGTCTCCAAGGCCCCGGTCATCTTCAGCCACTCCTCGGCCTACACCGTGTGCAACCACCTCCGCAACATTCCAGATGACCTGCTGCACGCGCTG AAAGACAACAAGGGGCTCATTATGGTCAATTTTTACTCTGAGTTTGTTGGCTGCAGTCTCAAAGCAAACATCTCCGTTGTTGCTG ACCATTTTGACCACATCAAGAGACAGATTGGGACCGACAGTATTGGAATTGGCGGGGACTTTGATGGTGCCTCTGA TTTCCCGGAGGGCTTGGAGGATGTATCCAAATATCCATCACTGATCCAGGAGCTTCTGCGTAGGAGCTGGACAGAGGCCGAGTTGGCAGGAGTGCTCAGGCTCAACTTCATCAGAGTGTTCGAGGACGTTGAGAGA GTACGAGACTCGTTGAAAAACACCCATCCAATCGAGACGGAGATCCCACTGAAAGAGGCTGAGAATGCTTGCCGTCTGGCTCTGAGGCCTCCCACGCAACACGTTAAGTCCAGGACGTCCACGGTCAAGAGTGAGGGCAGTTTCCTGTCGGATGGAGCTTTCGTAATGATGTCACTCCTGATCTGTTTATTCCTTCAGTAG